CACCGCTCCATCGCCACCGCCGCAAAGTCGGGACGGCTATCCGGATGCGCTCAGCTAGCTCGGTCTCGGTTAGTAGTGGTGCTGCTTCGTGTGTCATAGTGTGAGACCATGGCACTAGTCGGGGGCAGTGTCAATCTAATTGTGACGCACTAGGAGCGGAGTGCGTCACCTACGGTGTCGTGCTCACGGCTCCCGCCGGTTCGGGTATTGCCGTTGCGATGCCGCTGTAGCCGGCACCACTTCGCGGGCTTCTGTCAGTCTTCAGTTCGGCATTCGCTTGAGGGCAACCACGTTCGGCCGCTTGCGCTCGGGCGCCATCGCCGCCTCGATGCGCGCGCCCACGGCTTCGTTCGCGGCCTTCAGAGGGTCGGCCGCAAGGTGAGCATACCGCGCGGTCGTTTGCGGTTGCGTGTGCCCGAGCAGAGCGCCGATGATAGGCAGGCTCGAACCCGCGCCGGCCGCCACCGCCGCGAACGAATGCCGGAGGTCGTGCACGCGCACGTCCGCAATCTTCGCGCGCTTGCGGAGGCGCCGCCATGGGTCCTTCAGGTTCACCAGGCACGTGCCCTTCAATCGCCCGCGGATCACGTGCGGGTTGTCGGGGTCCTTCGGGTCCGGCTTGATGTCGGCCAGCACCTTGAGCGCCGGCGCGTTCAGGTGAATCACCTTCTCACCCGTCTTGGAGTCGGGCAGGTTCAAGCATTGTCGCTCGAAGTCCACCCACTCCCAGCGCGACGTCAGGATTTCCGAAACACGTGCGCCGGTGAAGATCAGCAGCCGCAGCGCCGGTACCACGCCGTGCCATTCCACCCGCTCGCGCTCGACTTCCGCGAGCACCTTGCCCAGCTCGGCCAGCTCAACGGCCGAAAGGAACCGTTGCCGCTTCTTCTCTCGGTAGCGCTCAATGTGCCGGCATGGGTTCGTGCCGTCGGGTCGGAGGCCCCAGCGCTCCGCCAAGTTCATCATCTTCGACAGCAGCGCCAGCGTTCGGTTTGCGTGGTACGGCGTGTTCTTCATGCCATGGTGTAGTCCCTGCACGTCGGCCCGTGTCACGTCTACCACCTTGCGCTTGCTGAGCGCCGGCAGAATGCGGGTCTTGAGGATCACTTCATCCGCGCGGATGCTCGACGGCTTCTTGTGCACGCGCATGTGGTACTC
The Deltaproteobacteria bacterium DNA segment above includes these coding regions:
- a CDS encoding tyrosine-type recombinase/integrase; this translates as MMRLTKRAIEAVQASGRQHFAWDSELRGFGLRVLPTGVKAYVVQYRFGNRTHRLTLGRHGVLTVEQARVLAQDALASVCKGIDPAARRQHARKAETVLQLAERYREYHMRVHKKPSSIRADEVILKTRILPALSKRKVVDVTRADVQGLHHGMKNTPYHANRTLALLSKMMNLAERWGLRPDGTNPCRHIERYREKKRQRFLSAVELAELGKVLAEVERERVEWHGVVPALRLLIFTGARVSEILTSRWEWVDFERQCLNLPDSKTGEKVIHLNAPALKVLADIKPDPKDPDNPHVIRGRLKGTCLVNLKDPWRRLRKRAKIADVRVHDLRHSFAAVAAGAGSSLPIIGALLGHTQPQTTARYAHLAADPLKAANEAVGARIEAAMAPERKRPNVVALKRMPN